The following are from one region of the Chromobacterium phragmitis genome:
- the gcvH gene encoding glycine cleavage system protein GcvH: MSNIPAELKYVDSHEWLRLEADGSVTVGITAHAQELLGDIVFVELPKVGATLAKDEQAGVVESVKAASDVYCPIAGEVLEVNAELESAPDLANNEPYGDGWFFKIKPANAADLDGLMDAAAYAKEIGA; encoded by the coding sequence ATGAGCAACATTCCCGCCGAACTGAAATATGTCGACAGCCACGAGTGGCTGCGTCTGGAAGCCGACGGCTCCGTGACCGTGGGCATCACCGCGCACGCGCAGGAACTGCTGGGCGACATCGTCTTCGTCGAACTGCCGAAAGTGGGCGCGACCCTGGCCAAGGATGAGCAGGCCGGCGTGGTGGAATCGGTGAAGGCCGCTTCCGATGTTTACTGTCCGATCGCCGGCGAAGTGCTGGAAGTGAACGCCGAGCTGGAAAGCGCGCCGGATCTGGCCAATAACGAGCCGTACGGCGACGGCTGGTTCTTCAAGATCAAGCCGGCCAACGCCGCGGATCTTGACGGGCTGATGGACGCCGCCGCCTACGCCAAGGAAATCGGCGCCTGA